The Bacteroidota bacterium genome has a window encoding:
- a CDS encoding O-antigen ligase family protein, whose amino-acid sequence MLTRGQIISFYAIGGLFIAANVIAVLFDFYFVPLFPIAFIIVLLALFAQDKLIYLVTGLVPFSIPVWHLMGNFGLILPTEPIIILLMIIGGLKLLNNEGGNNTRELMRNPLTIAILINVGWLLFTSATSSMPLVSFKYTVSRIWYIVVFYFMAYLLFTNYNRIEKFLWWFTIPLAGVVVYVMVRHYQHGFIRDVFPYMIQPFFWVHGVYSATVAITTPMLIVFFIRSKQMGYSTLTRGFIALAAMLFLLAITYSYTRATWISLMGALAAMAVFYIKVPIRFIFTSIFVVLLGIFVFQKDIMLKLSENEQGSSRKSDLGEHLQSVSNIKNDPSNLERINRWNCAIRMFEERPVLGWGPGTYAFQYAPFQRSKDLTVISTNFGDVGHAHSEYLGPLAEGGLFGMLTWLGFFLLSVYKGMRLFYNSINEKTRTIALAVVLGLITYYVHGVLNSYIDYDKIAVPLWGFCAILVALEKIDKTFSNTAKESQKQ is encoded by the coding sequence ATGCTTACACGGGGGCAGATAATCAGCTTTTATGCTATTGGCGGCTTATTTATAGCAGCCAATGTGATTGCTGTGCTGTTTGATTTCTATTTTGTGCCCCTTTTTCCTATAGCGTTTATTATCGTATTACTTGCCCTGTTTGCACAGGATAAGCTTATCTACCTTGTTACCGGTTTAGTTCCCTTTTCAATACCTGTATGGCATTTAATGGGCAACTTCGGGTTGATACTCCCCACAGAGCCCATCATTATTCTGTTAATGATTATTGGCGGGCTAAAATTGCTTAACAATGAGGGGGGCAACAATACCCGCGAGCTAATGCGCAATCCGCTCACCATTGCCATACTTATAAACGTAGGCTGGTTGTTGTTTACCTCGGCTACCAGCAGTATGCCGCTGGTTTCGTTTAAATACACCGTTTCACGGATTTGGTACATCGTAGTGTTCTACTTCATGGCCTATTTGCTGTTTACCAACTACAACCGTATCGAGAAGTTTTTGTGGTGGTTTACCATTCCGTTGGCCGGAGTAGTTGTGTACGTAATGGTACGCCATTACCAACACGGGTTTATCAGGGATGTTTTCCCCTACATGATACAGCCCTTCTTTTGGGTACACGGTGTTTACAGTGCTACGGTGGCAATAACTACCCCTATGCTGATTGTGTTTTTTATACGCAGTAAGCAAATGGGGTATAGCACCCTTACCCGCGGGTTTATTGCGTTGGCGGCTATGTTGTTTTTGCTTGCCATCACCTACTCATACACCCGCGCCACTTGGATTAGTTTAATGGGCGCATTGGCTGCTATGGCTGTGTTCTACATCAAAGTACCCATACGTTTTATATTCACTTCGATATTTGTGGTGTTGCTGGGCATTTTTGTTTTTCAGAAAGACATCATGCTAAAGTTGAGCGAGAATGAGCAAGGCTCATCGCGTAAAAGCGATTTGGGCGAACACTTGCAATCGGTTTCAAACATTAAGAACGACCCCAGTAACCTTGAGCGTATTAACCGTTGGAACTGCGCTATCCGAATGTTTGAAGAGCGGCCAGTGTTGGGTTGGGGTCCGGGCACGTACGCATTTCAGTATGCGCCTTTTCAGCGTAGTAAAGATTTAACGGTTATCAGTACCAACTTTGGCGATGTGGGTCATGCCCATAGCGAATACTTAGGGCCCTTGGCTGAAGGCGGCCTTTTTGGTATGCTCACTTGGTTAGGTTTCTTTTTATTAAGCGTTTATAAGGGAATGCGGCTGTTTTACAACAGCATTAACGAAAAGACACGCACCATAGCTCTTGCAGTAGTGTTAGGATTGATTACCTACTACGTACACGGCGTACTAAACAGTTACATTGATTACGACAAAATTGCCGTGCCCTTGTGGGGCTTCTGTGCTATTTTAGTGGCCTTGGAAAAGATTGATAAGACTTTTTCTAATACTGCAAAAGAGAGCCAAAAACAATAA
- the radA gene encoding DNA repair protein RadA produces the protein MAKIQKSFFCQNCGSQSTKWIGKCPNCGEWNTYVEEIVHKDKPQQKGYKAGSTKEKVVSVPIKEVTAQSGHRIVTPDAELNRVLGSGIMPGSLVLLGGEPGIGKSTLLLQMALNSGYKILYVSGEESAVQIKNRADRIGIANENCYVFTETGLDEIFTAIKDVEPDIVVIDSVQTLHSSLVDSTPGSISQIKECAGELLRFAKETHTPVFLIGHITKDGAIAGPKVLEHMVDTVLQFEGDRHNTYRLLRTTKNRFGNTSELGIYEMVEAGLREVSNPSEILISQKDDNLSGIAICASLEGARPLLIETQALVSTAVYGTPQRNSNGFDLRRLNMLLAVLEKRCGFRLGVQDVFINIAGGLKIEDPGTDLAIVSAILSSYEDIAIPHKTAFAAEVGLSGEIRAVTRIEQRISEAEKLGFDRIFISKFNQKGLEMIKPKIKIEAVGKVEEAFELLFG, from the coding sequence ATGGCGAAGATACAAAAGTCATTTTTCTGTCAGAATTGTGGATCACAATCCACAAAATGGATTGGAAAGTGCCCAAACTGTGGCGAATGGAACACCTATGTTGAAGAAATAGTTCATAAAGATAAACCTCAACAAAAGGGATACAAGGCAGGTAGCACTAAAGAGAAGGTAGTTTCAGTGCCTATAAAAGAGGTAACTGCACAAAGCGGACACCGTATTGTTACCCCTGATGCCGAATTGAACCGCGTATTGGGAAGCGGCATTATGCCGGGCAGTTTGGTATTGCTGGGAGGCGAACCCGGTATAGGGAAAAGTACCCTGCTATTACAAATGGCGCTGAACTCAGGCTACAAAATTTTGTATGTGAGCGGCGAAGAAAGTGCTGTACAGATAAAAAACCGTGCCGACCGGATTGGCATTGCGAATGAAAACTGTTACGTTTTTACTGAAACAGGGTTGGATGAAATTTTTACAGCCATAAAAGATGTGGAGCCTGATATCGTTGTTATAGATTCAGTACAAACGCTGCATTCATCGTTGGTGGATAGCACACCGGGCAGCATTAGTCAGATAAAAGAGTGCGCGGGCGAACTGCTGCGTTTTGCTAAAGAAACACATACGCCTGTTTTTTTGATAGGCCATATTACTAAAGACGGAGCTATTGCCGGACCAAAAGTGTTAGAACACATGGTGGATACCGTGCTGCAATTTGAGGGCGACCGCCATAATACCTATAGATTATTACGCACCACCAAAAACCGTTTCGGAAACACCTCCGAGTTGGGCATTTATGAAATGGTAGAGGCCGGATTGCGCGAAGTGAGCAACCCTAGCGAAATTCTTATCTCACAAAAAGACGATAACCTAAGCGGTATTGCTATTTGCGCCTCGCTGGAAGGAGCAAGGCCATTGCTGATTGAAACGCAGGCATTGGTAAGTACGGCAGTGTACGGTACCCCGCAACGCAACAGCAACGGGTTTGATTTGCGCAGGCTGAATATGTTGTTAGCCGTGCTTGAAAAACGTTGTGGTTTCCGTTTGGGGGTGCAAGATGTATTTATAAATATAGCAGGCGGATTAAAAATAGAAGACCCCGGGACGGATTTGGCCATCGTCTCTGCGATACTATCCTCATACGAGGATATTGCCATTCCTCATAAAACAGCTTTTGCAGCCGAAGTGGGCTTGAGTGGTGAAATACGCGCGGTTACCCGTATTGAACAACGCATTAGTGAAGCTGAGAAGCTGGGTTTTGACCGTATCTTCATTTCAAAATTCAATCAAAAAGGATTGGAGATGATAAAACCCAAAATAAAAATAGAAGCCGTAGGCAAAGTTGAAGAAGCTTTCGAGCTGCTGTTTGGGTAG
- a CDS encoding biopolymer transporter ExbD, with protein MAKFKKKKSTGSAPISTASLPDIVFMLLFFFMVTTTLREVTLKVKNNTPMAEEVEKLERKSATSFIYVGPPADDRLGTASRIQLNDQLAYPSQIPQFLELEKTQIHPVDLPKFSVSLKADKEAKMGTVVDVKQELRKTSVFKIYYSAKKRNTGPGL; from the coding sequence ATGGCAAAGTTTAAGAAAAAGAAGTCTACAGGCTCAGCGCCTATTTCAACAGCTTCGTTGCCTGATATCGTGTTCATGTTGCTTTTCTTCTTCATGGTGACTACCACCTTGCGTGAGGTTACTTTGAAAGTAAAAAACAATACTCCAATGGCCGAAGAGGTTGAAAAACTTGAACGTAAATCAGCTACCAGCTTTATTTACGTTGGCCCCCCTGCCGATGACCGTTTAGGTACTGCATCACGTATCCAGCTAAACGATCAATTAGCATACCCTAGCCAAATTCCTCAATTCTTAGAGTTGGAGAAAACACAGATACACCCTGTAGATTTGCCTAAGTTTTCAGTTTCATTAAAAGCTGATAAAGAAGCAAAAATGGGTACAGTGGTGGATGTGAAGCAGGAATTACGTAAAACATCGGTGTTTAAGATTTATTACTCAGCGAAAAAACGTAATACCGGCCCAGGCCTGTAA
- the rimK gene encoding 30S ribosomal protein S6--L-glutamate ligase, with product MKIAILSRNTKLYSTARLVEAAQQRGHEVEVYNHLDCYVGLKKGAPTIHHNGKDITGVDAVIPRIGSSVTFYGTAIVRQFEMMNVFCANGSMAITRSRDKLRSMQLLAREGLGMPHTAFAHNADNMNDLLKMLGGVPVVIKLLEGTQGIGVMLAETKKTAKSILEAFQGIDKNVLLQEYIKEAKGADLRVIVVGNEVVCAMKRQAAEGEFRSNLHRGGSAAPIKLTKAEKETALKAAKAMGLHIAGVDMLQSDRGPLVLEVNSSPGLEGIEQATKKDIAGKMIEFIEQNVNKKRPGRKDKVSA from the coding sequence ATGAAAATCGCTATTTTATCCAGAAACACAAAGTTGTATTCAACCGCAAGGCTGGTTGAGGCTGCCCAACAAAGGGGGCATGAGGTTGAAGTATATAACCACCTTGATTGTTACGTAGGGCTTAAAAAAGGGGCTCCTACCATACACCATAACGGTAAAGACATTACCGGAGTGGATGCTGTAATACCGCGCATCGGCTCATCGGTAACGTTTTACGGAACGGCCATTGTGCGCCAGTTTGAAATGATGAACGTGTTTTGTGCCAACGGAAGTATGGCCATTACCCGCTCTCGAGATAAACTGCGCAGTATGCAATTACTTGCCCGCGAAGGCTTGGGAATGCCCCATACGGCATTTGCCCACAATGCGGACAATATGAACGACCTTCTTAAAATGCTGGGCGGAGTTCCTGTGGTGATAAAACTACTAGAGGGAACCCAAGGCATAGGCGTGATGCTTGCCGAAACTAAAAAGACGGCTAAATCGATTTTAGAGGCTTTTCAAGGCATTGATAAGAACGTACTGCTCCAAGAGTATATAAAAGAGGCTAAAGGAGCTGATTTGCGCGTTATTGTGGTGGGCAATGAGGTAGTATGTGCCATGAAAAGACAAGCTGCCGAAGGTGAGTTCCGCTCTAACCTGCACAGGGGAGGAAGTGCCGCACCGATAAAACTGACAAAAGCTGAGAAAGAAACTGCATTAAAAGCTGCCAAAGCAATGGGCTTGCACATAGCCGGTGTGGATATGCTGCAAAGCGACAGGGGACCTTTGGTACTTGAAGTAAACTCATCACCCGGTTTGGAAGGCATTGAACAAGCCACCAAAAAGGACATTGCAGGAAAGATGATTGAGTTTATAGAGCAGAATGTGAACAAGAAAAGACCCGGCCGCAAGGATAAAGTGAGTGCCTAA
- a CDS encoding DUF493 family protein, which yields MAEEVDAYKSLLDRLYQYSQWPSVYRFKFIFKTDHQLGAKIENWFGSDAKVHYLQSSANKYQSLTVDIEMATPEDVIAIYKRGAEIDGLVML from the coding sequence ATGGCTGAAGAAGTAGATGCTTACAAATCCCTGCTCGACAGGTTATACCAATACTCACAGTGGCCTTCGGTGTACAGGTTTAAATTTATCTTTAAAACCGACCACCAATTAGGGGCTAAAATAGAAAACTGGTTTGGGAGTGATGCTAAGGTGCATTACCTGCAATCAAGTGCAAATAAATACCAAAGCTTAACGGTAGATATAGAAATGGCAACCCCTGAAGATGTGATTGCCATTTATAAACGCGGTGCTGAGATTGACGGCTTGGTGATGTTGTGA
- a CDS encoding MotA/TolQ/ExbB proton channel family protein, with product MKKVLAMVLALGFVLCQATTVLAESKPDTGAAKTTATDTTQKADTSKKAAATSEEAPKEEAKAEGMQVIKDKFIEGDPIWMTPVLLCLIFGLAIAIERVLTLSLSSTNTKKFLANIEDALNTGGVEAAKEVCRNTRGPIASIFYQGLDRSHEGIDIVEKSVASYGSVQMGQMEKGLVWLNLFIALAPMLGFLGTVIGMIIAFDQIAAAGDISPTVVAGGIKIALLTTVAGLIVAIILQIFYNIIVSKIDSIVNDMEDSSISLVDMLVRKEIK from the coding sequence ATGAAAAAAGTATTAGCAATGGTTTTGGCTTTGGGTTTTGTGCTATGCCAAGCCACCACTGTTTTAGCCGAAAGTAAACCTGACACAGGTGCCGCTAAAACCACAGCAACTGACACTACCCAAAAAGCAGACACGTCAAAAAAAGCCGCCGCTACTAGTGAAGAGGCTCCTAAAGAAGAAGCAAAAGCAGAAGGAATGCAGGTTATCAAAGATAAATTTATCGAAGGTGACCCAATATGGATGACTCCTGTATTGTTGTGCTTGATTTTTGGTTTGGCAATTGCTATTGAAAGGGTTCTTACTCTAAGCCTTTCAAGCACCAACACTAAGAAATTTTTGGCAAATATTGAAGATGCGCTAAACACCGGTGGTGTTGAAGCTGCTAAAGAGGTATGCCGCAACACTCGTGGTCCTATCGCTTCTATATTTTATCAAGGTCTTGACCGTTCGCACGAAGGGATTGACATTGTAGAAAAGTCAGTAGCTTCATACGGCTCAGTACAAATGGGTCAAATGGAAAAGGGTCTTGTATGGCTTAACCTGTTTATTGCTCTTGCCCCTATGTTGGGTTTCTTGGGTACAGTAATCGGTATGATTATCGCGTTCGACCAAATTGCAGCAGCAGGTGATATTTCTCCAACAGTAGTAGCAGGTGGTATCAAAATCGCTCTTTTAACTACGGTTGCGGGTTTGATTGTTGCGATTATCCTTCAAATCTTCTATAACATTATCGTTTCTAAAATCGATTCGATTGTTAACGATATGGAAGATTCATCAATATCTCTAGTAGATATGTTGGTGAGGAAAGAAATTAAGTAA
- a CDS encoding biopolymer transporter ExbD: MARKQRPIPEINAGSMADIAFLLLIFFLVTTTMDTDMGLRAVLPPMPLPNQEVPEFNKRNVFEIRINSNNQLLVEGEYIQIRELKAKTIKFITNYGREANLSDDPKKAVISLKNDRGTEYDIYVQVQDKLRKAYREVRDKAAQQKYGKDFESLSDAEKEIIKKEFPQKISEAEPEDIGGTK, translated from the coding sequence ATGGCCCGCAAGCAACGCCCAATACCCGAAATAAATGCAGGCTCGATGGCTGATATAGCTTTCTTGCTGCTTATCTTCTTCCTGGTAACAACTACCATGGATACCGATATGGGTTTGCGCGCTGTCCTTCCTCCTATGCCTCTACCGAATCAAGAAGTTCCTGAGTTTAACAAAAGGAACGTGTTTGAAATCCGTATCAACTCAAACAACCAATTACTGGTTGAGGGTGAATACATTCAAATTCGAGAATTGAAGGCTAAGACGATTAAGTTTATCACTAACTACGGTAGGGAAGCAAACCTATCTGACGATCCCAAAAAAGCGGTTATTTCATTGAAAAACGACCGTGGTACTGAATACGATATTTATGTACAGGTGCAGGATAAACTTAGAAAAGCGTATAGGGAAGTGAGGGATAAGGCCGCACAGCAGAAATACGGTAAAGATTTTGAATCGCTTTCTGATGCTGAAAAGGAAATTATCAAAAAGGAGTTTCCTCAAAAGATTTCAGAAGCTGAACCCGAAGATATAGGAGGAACTAAATAA
- a CDS encoding oligosaccharide flippase family protein — MGNRCIFAPHMQQKFLSNFTLLVVLNLAVKLFWVFGIDVAVQNMLGSEVYGDYFALFNFAYIFAIVSDVGIINYNNRVIAGEPEKLSFYLANILAAKTGLFALYLLVLVVFSFVVGYNSQQLGLLIIIGINQGLITFYNYLRSNVSALHLFKTESFLSVSDKLVMIVLCGLLLWLNPFSTPFTIYTFAWVQVLGLVCGVSISFVVLYRFIKKTEFRVEWATVKDIVKKSYPYAILVTLMSFYTRLDAVMIERLLPDGATEAGIYASGFRLLDSLIMFAVLMANMLLPMFGRLIHRGLPVGQLVKQSFAIMMLPAVGVPLLAWFYKEDLYNLIYPNLYTPYNAYIFAWVLSAFVPISMGYIFGTLLTANGSLRQLNIISVLGLFANFLLNLVLIPQYKAMGACIATIATQSLVILLTVLYCRRFFKFTVPPKFALSTIFFPVSAATVFYAFTFIQWDWKLEVLAALGCMVLLAVSTGLIKIKELLTSFKTT, encoded by the coding sequence ATGGGTAATAGATGTATTTTTGCGCCGCACATGCAGCAAAAATTTTTATCAAACTTTACCCTTTTAGTGGTACTGAACCTTGCGGTGAAACTGTTTTGGGTGTTTGGTATTGATGTGGCCGTGCAGAATATGCTGGGCAGCGAGGTGTATGGCGACTATTTTGCCCTTTTTAACTTTGCTTACATTTTTGCCATTGTAAGCGATGTAGGTATTATTAACTACAACAACCGTGTAATAGCGGGTGAGCCCGAAAAGCTATCGTTTTATTTGGCTAATATCCTTGCCGCCAAAACCGGTTTGTTTGCCTTGTATTTGTTGGTGCTGGTGGTTTTTTCGTTTGTAGTGGGCTACAACAGCCAGCAATTAGGGTTGCTGATAATCATTGGTATCAACCAAGGGCTGATAACCTTTTACAACTACCTGCGTTCAAATGTATCTGCTTTGCACCTCTTCAAAACCGAAAGTTTTCTTTCAGTAAGTGATAAGCTGGTAATGATTGTTTTGTGCGGTCTTTTACTTTGGCTTAATCCGTTTTCCACCCCTTTCACCATTTACACTTTTGCGTGGGTACAGGTACTTGGTTTAGTGTGCGGAGTGAGTATCTCTTTTGTTGTACTATACCGTTTTATAAAAAAGACAGAATTTAGGGTGGAGTGGGCTACCGTAAAGGATATTGTAAAAAAATCGTATCCGTATGCCATACTAGTAACCTTGATGAGCTTTTACACCCGCCTGGATGCGGTAATGATTGAGCGTTTGCTTCCCGACGGTGCTACCGAGGCCGGTATTTATGCATCAGGGTTTCGCCTGCTTGATTCGTTGATAATGTTTGCCGTATTAATGGCCAATATGCTACTGCCCATGTTTGGCCGTTTGATACACCGGGGGTTGCCTGTAGGCCAACTGGTAAAACAAAGTTTCGCCATTATGATGTTGCCTGCCGTGGGAGTGCCCCTGCTGGCTTGGTTTTATAAGGAGGACTTGTACAATCTTATCTACCCCAATTTATACACCCCTTACAATGCCTACATTTTTGCATGGGTGCTCAGTGCTTTTGTACCCATCAGCATGGGGTATATTTTTGGTACTCTGCTAACTGCCAACGGCAGCTTACGGCAGCTAAACATCATCTCGGTACTTGGTTTGTTTGCCAATTTTTTGCTAAACCTTGTGCTGATACCCCAATACAAAGCAATGGGGGCTTGTATTGCCACAATTGCCACACAATCATTGGTGATACTACTTACCGTTTTGTATTGCCGACGGTTTTTCAAGTTCACCGTACCGCCAAAATTTGCCCTTTCAACTATTTTTTTTCCCGTTTCAGCCGCAACCGTTTTTTATGCCTTTACATTTATACAGTGGGATTGGAAACTTGAAGTGCTTGCTGCACTAGGCTGCATGGTTTTATTAGCAGTAAGTACCGGACTAATAAAAATCAAAGAATTACTTACATCGTTCAAAACCACTTAG
- a CDS encoding response regulator, with translation METEKVNFACLIDDDLVHAFIVEKMLQKTPECTNLLVFPDGGPAIEYFKSMATNADKLPDVIFLDIKMPVVDGWGFLEEFAKIKDSLAKKVRIYMLSSSKNPVDIEKAKSYGEVTDYLTKPISLNQYYSIFKQSA, from the coding sequence ATGGAGACCGAAAAAGTAAATTTTGCCTGCCTTATAGATGATGATTTGGTGCATGCCTTTATAGTTGAGAAAATGCTGCAAAAAACACCCGAGTGTACCAACTTACTTGTATTCCCCGACGGCGGCCCTGCCATTGAGTACTTTAAGAGTATGGCTACCAACGCTGATAAGCTGCCCGATGTGATTTTTTTAGATATTAAAATGCCGGTGGTTGACGGCTGGGGCTTTTTAGAAGAGTTTGCAAAGATTAAAGACTCATTAGCTAAGAAAGTAAGAATCTATATGCTTAGTTCATCAAAGAACCCGGTAGATATTGAGAAAGCGAAGTCGTATGGCGAAGTAACCGACTATTTAACGAAACCCATTAGCTTAAATCAATACTACTCGATATTTAAGCAATCCGCATAA
- a CDS encoding aldehyde dehydrogenase gives MQKIANYINGELIAPKSGAYIDNYEPATGQVYSLCPDSDDADVQAAVEAAKAAFEGWANMPVNERSSIMLRLAQLIEDNNELLAKAESRDQGKPVWLAQKGEIPRAQQNIHFFATAIEHYASEAHPMTDFAVNYTTRTPIGVVGCISPWNLPLYLFTWKIAPALAAGNCVVAKPSEITPMTAYLFSELCIQAGLPKGVLNIVHGLGPKVGNAIVSHPEITAISFTGGTSTGKHIAGVAAPMFKKLSLELGGKNPNIIFDDCDFDKAVKTSVLSSFQNQGEICLCGSRIFVQRSIYDKFKEAFVAQVKQLVVGDPSNDATKVGAIVSKPHFEKVLSYIELAKQEGGVVLTGGHTVQPEGRCNTGWFIAPTVIEGLSYDCRTNQEEIFGPVVTLTPFDTEEEVLMYANSTTYGLAATIWTENLTKAHRMAAKVKSGIIWINCWLLRDLRTPFGGMKQSGVGREGGWEALRFFTETKNVCIKL, from the coding sequence ATGCAAAAGATAGCCAACTACATTAACGGTGAATTAATTGCCCCAAAATCAGGGGCGTATATAGATAATTACGAACCTGCTACCGGTCAAGTATATAGCCTTTGTCCCGATAGCGATGATGCGGATGTGCAAGCCGCAGTTGAGGCCGCAAAAGCTGCGTTTGAAGGTTGGGCAAATATGCCTGTGAATGAACGTAGCAGTATTATGCTCCGTTTGGCGCAGTTGATTGAAGATAATAATGAGCTGCTTGCCAAAGCAGAAAGCCGCGACCAAGGTAAACCCGTTTGGTTAGCACAAAAGGGCGAGATACCCCGCGCACAGCAAAATATTCATTTTTTTGCTACCGCTATTGAGCATTATGCCAGCGAAGCGCATCCCATGACTGATTTTGCAGTAAACTATACTACCCGCACCCCAATTGGAGTGGTAGGATGTATTAGTCCGTGGAACTTGCCGCTGTACCTGTTTACTTGGAAAATAGCTCCTGCACTTGCAGCGGGTAACTGTGTGGTGGCTAAACCGTCAGAAATTACTCCCATGACCGCCTATTTGTTCAGTGAGTTGTGCATACAGGCAGGCTTGCCCAAAGGCGTGTTGAATATTGTACACGGACTTGGTCCTAAGGTGGGTAATGCCATTGTGAGCCATCCTGAAATTACAGCTATATCATTTACAGGCGGAACCTCAACAGGTAAACACATTGCCGGTGTTGCCGCACCCATGTTCAAGAAACTTTCGTTGGAGTTGGGAGGTAAAAACCCCAATATCATTTTTGATGATTGCGATTTTGATAAAGCAGTGAAAACCTCGGTGCTTTCTTCGTTCCAAAATCAAGGCGAGATTTGCTTGTGCGGGTCGCGTATTTTCGTCCAACGCAGCATTTACGATAAATTTAAAGAGGCATTTGTAGCCCAAGTGAAGCAATTGGTAGTAGGTGACCCCTCTAACGATGCTACTAAAGTGGGTGCAATTGTCTCAAAACCCCATTTCGAAAAAGTGTTAAGCTATATTGAGCTTGCCAAGCAGGAGGGGGGAGTAGTGCTAACCGGAGGTCATACCGTGCAACCTGAAGGACGTTGCAATACAGGCTGGTTTATTGCGCCTACTGTAATTGAAGGGTTGAGTTATGATTGCCGCACTAACCAAGAAGAAATATTTGGCCCTGTAGTAACCCTAACTCCGTTTGATACGGAAGAAGAAGTGCTAATGTATGCCAACAGCACCACTTATGGCCTTGCTGCCACTATTTGGACTGAGAATCTGACTAAGGCCCATCGTATGGCTGCCAAAGTGAAGAGCGGTATAATATGGATTAACTGCTGGTTGCTGCGTGATTTGCGTACTCCGTTTGGCGGCATGAAGCAAAGCGGTGTAGGCCGCGAGGGCGGCTGGGAAGCTCTACGTTTCTTTACTGAAACTAAAAACGTTTGCATTAAGCTGTAA
- a CDS encoding D-tyrosyl-tRNA(Tyr) deacylase — protein sequence MKAVIQRVLQASVTIDGVEHSSIGPGLMVLLGIEEADSSEDIEWLTAKMVNLRIFNDTDGVMNLSLLDTKGDMLLVSQFTLHASTKKGNRPSYIMAAKPDIAIPLYEQTIKQVETLLNKPIKTGKFGADMKVGLINDGPVTILIDTKNRV from the coding sequence ATGAAAGCAGTAATACAAAGGGTTTTGCAAGCAAGCGTAACCATAGACGGAGTTGAACACTCATCTATCGGCCCCGGTTTAATGGTGCTATTGGGTATTGAGGAAGCGGATAGTTCTGAAGATATTGAGTGGCTAACTGCTAAGATGGTAAACCTGCGCATTTTTAACGATACTGACGGGGTAATGAACCTGAGCCTTTTGGATACCAAGGGTGATATGTTGCTGGTAAGTCAGTTTACTTTGCACGCCAGTACAAAAAAAGGAAACCGTCCGTCGTATATTATGGCGGCAAAGCCCGATATAGCTATACCTTTGTACGAGCAAACCATTAAGCAGGTTGAAACCTTATTGAACAAGCCTATAAAAACAGGTAAGTTTGGTGCTGACATGAAAGTGGGATTGATAAACGACGGACCTGTTACAATACTGATTGATACTAAGAACAGAGTATAA